A stretch of the Nitratireductor thuwali genome encodes the following:
- a CDS encoding response regulator transcription factor yields MATIALVDDDRNILTSVSIALESEGYRVETYTDGASALEGLTARPPNLAILDIKMPRMDGMELLRRLRQKSDIPVIFLTSKDDEIDELFGLKMGADDFVRKPFSQRLLVERVRAVLRRGTAREGMAKTAEKQSRSLERGHLVMDQERHTCTWKGEPVTLTVTEFLILHSLAQRPGVVKSRDSLMDSAYDEQVYVDDRTIDSHIKRLRKKFKSVDGEFDMIETLYGVGYRFREA; encoded by the coding sequence ATGGCAACGATCGCGCTGGTAGACGATGATCGCAATATTCTGACGTCGGTCTCGATTGCGCTGGAATCCGAGGGCTATCGCGTCGAAACCTATACGGATGGCGCATCGGCGCTCGAAGGATTGACGGCCCGCCCGCCAAATCTGGCCATACTCGACATCAAGATGCCGCGCATGGATGGAATGGAGCTCCTGCGCCGGCTGCGGCAGAAGAGCGACATACCGGTGATCTTCCTGACATCCAAGGACGACGAGATCGACGAACTCTTCGGCCTGAAGATGGGGGCGGACGATTTTGTGCGCAAACCCTTTTCGCAGCGGCTTCTCGTCGAGCGGGTCCGGGCGGTTCTACGACGGGGCACCGCACGCGAGGGGATGGCCAAAACCGCTGAGAAGCAATCGCGCTCGCTGGAGCGGGGCCACCTCGTCATGGATCAGGAGCGGCACACCTGCACCTGGAAAGGGGAGCCGGTCACGCTGACGGTGACGGAGTTCCTGATCCTGCACTCGCTGGCGCAGCGCCCAGGCGTGGTCAAAAGCCGGGATTCTCTTATGGATTCGGCCTATGACGAACAGGTCTATGTGGACGACCGCACGATCGATAGCCATATCAAGAGGCTGCGCAAGAAGTTCAAGTCGGTTGACGGGGAGTTCGACATGATCGAAACGCTTTACGGCGTTGGCTACCGTTTCCGCGAAGCCTGA
- a CDS encoding sensor histidine kinase: MVADTEHRKTRAQGKAGQPGTRYLGWLAVLLRRMLGHYLFSSLTRRILILNFAAIGVLVVGVLYINQNSDGLIEAHIDSLTTQGEIVAGAIAASATVEMDTLKLTPEKLLELQAGESMQPGVDHLENLDFPINPETVAPLLRRLISNPRTRARVYGPQGDHILDSKPLYASGQVLRYDLPPLDEERENPLWRIYKRISTFFSRDSLPLYEEVPGGSGVVYEEVVSALTTGKPSYKVRQTAEGKYIISVAVPIQRFRAVLGALQLTREGDIDEINAEQRNAILGVFGVAAFVTAVLSLLLASTIANPLRRLSAAAIRVRRGVRSREEIPDFSHRQDEIGNLSVALRDMTKALYARIDAIESFAADVAHELKNPLTSLGSAVETLPLAKDQRSRDRLMEIIQHDVRRLDRLISDISDASRLDAEMVREDAERIDFRQFVSDLVGAARDVGRNKKKVDITFTVAEKEQNKNYFVAGHDLRLSQVITNLIENARSFVPDDGGRIDLRMGRSAKRIILTVEDNGPGIRADDIERVFERFYTDRPSGEAFGQNSGLGLSISRQIIEAHGGTLTAENIPGAKPGDIRGARFVIALPADE; encoded by the coding sequence ATGGTGGCAGACACGGAACACAGGAAGACCCGGGCCCAGGGCAAGGCCGGCCAGCCGGGGACGAGATACCTTGGGTGGCTCGCGGTCCTGCTTCGCCGAATGCTGGGCCACTATCTGTTCTCTAGTCTCACTCGCCGCATACTCATCCTCAATTTTGCCGCCATCGGCGTCCTGGTCGTCGGCGTCCTTTACATCAACCAGAACAGCGACGGCCTCATCGAGGCGCATATCGACAGCCTTACGACGCAGGGCGAGATCGTTGCCGGCGCCATCGCCGCATCGGCGACGGTGGAGATGGACACGCTCAAGCTGACGCCGGAAAAGCTGCTCGAGCTGCAAGCCGGCGAAAGCATGCAACCGGGCGTCGACCATCTTGAGAACCTCGATTTTCCGATCAATCCCGAAACGGTGGCGCCCCTGCTGCGGCGGCTGATCTCCAACCCTCGCACCCGGGCTCGCGTCTACGGTCCGCAGGGCGACCACATTCTCGATTCCAAGCCCCTTTATGCCAGCGGCCAGGTGCTGCGATACGATCTGCCGCCGCTGGACGAGGAGAGGGAGAACCCGCTGTGGCGCATCTACAAGCGCATTTCGACATTCTTCTCCCGCGACAGTCTTCCGCTTTATGAGGAAGTGCCCGGCGGCAGCGGCGTTGTCTATGAGGAGGTGGTGAGCGCCCTCACCACGGGCAAGCCCAGCTACAAGGTGCGTCAGACGGCGGAAGGGAAATACATCATCTCGGTCGCCGTTCCGATTCAGCGGTTTCGCGCGGTTCTGGGGGCTTTGCAGCTCACCCGCGAAGGCGACATCGACGAAATCAATGCCGAGCAGCGCAATGCCATACTTGGCGTTTTCGGCGTGGCGGCCTTCGTGACGGCAGTGCTGTCGCTTCTTCTGGCGTCGACGATCGCCAACCCGCTGCGAAGGCTTTCGGCCGCGGCCATACGGGTGCGCCGTGGGGTGAGAAGCCGCGAGGAGATCCCCGATTTCTCCCACAGGCAGGATGAGATCGGCAATCTTTCGGTCGCGCTCCGCGATATGACCAAGGCGCTTTATGCGCGTATCGACGCCATCGAAAGCTTTGCCGCCGATGTGGCTCACGAACTCAAGAACCCCCTGACCTCGCTTGGCAGCGCGGTCGAAACTTTGCCGCTGGCAAAGGACCAGCGCTCGCGCGACCGGCTCATGGAGATCATCCAGCACGACGTCCGCCGGCTCGACCGGCTGATCTCGGACATTTCCGACGCCTCCCGCCTTGATGCCGAAATGGTGCGCGAGGATGCCGAGCGCATCGATTTTCGGCAGTTCGTCTCGGACCTGGTGGGAGCCGCCCGCGACGTGGGCCGCAACAAGAAGAAGGTCGATATCACCTTCACGGTCGCCGAGAAGGAGCAGAACAAGAACTATTTCGTGGCGGGCCACGACCTGCGGCTGAGCCAGGTCATCACCAATCTCATCGAGAACGCCCGCTCGTTCGTGCCCGACGATGGCGGCCGCATCGACTTGCGCATGGGGCGCTCGGCCAAGCGCATTATCCTGACGGTGGAAGACAACGGACCCGGCATCCGCGCCGACGACATCGAACGCGTGTTCGAGCGCTTCTATACGGACCGCCCTTCCGGCGAGGCGTTCGGCCAGAACTCCGGCCTCGGCCTTTCCATCAGCCGCCAGATCATTGAAGCCCATGGCGGCACGCTGACGGCCGAAAACATCCCCGGCGCCAAACCCGGCGACATACGCGGCGCCCGCTTCGTCATCGCCCTGCCGGCTGATGAGTAG
- a CDS encoding HPr kinase/phosphorylase — translation MTGSNHHGVLLVLEHSGVLILGRSGSGKTRLMLTLLSLCRAQGTFARLVSDDQVLLERKGGRLIGTVPAAIAGLAEAFGRGPSAIRHEPRAVVDLVVRLVELAEAPRFDEEGAIGIEGVDLPCQDLPAGDAAGAGLAICARLGLPPFA, via the coding sequence ATGACGGGAAGCAACCATCACGGCGTGCTGCTGGTGCTGGAACACAGCGGCGTTCTCATTCTCGGACGTTCCGGTTCCGGCAAAACCCGGTTGATGCTGACGCTTCTTTCCCTTTGCCGCGCCCAGGGGACTTTCGCTCGACTGGTCAGCGACGATCAGGTGCTGCTCGAACGGAAAGGCGGCCGGCTGATCGGAACCGTCCCTGCCGCGATCGCGGGCCTGGCCGAGGCCTTTGGCCGGGGGCCATCGGCGATCCGGCATGAGCCGAGGGCGGTCGTCGACCTCGTCGTGCGGCTGGTCGAGCTGGCCGAGGCGCCGCGGTTTGATGAGGAGGGCGCCATCGGGATCGAGGGCGTCGACTTGCCATGCCAGGATCTGCCGGCCGGCGATGCGGCCGGCGCGGGCCTGGCCATCTGCGCGAGACTGGGCCTGCCGCCCTTTGCCTGA
- a CDS encoding PTS sugar transporter subunit IIA, translating into MIGVVLVTHGRLAEEFRHAVEHVVGPQENFGTVSIGAEDDMEQRRRDIVEAVASVDAGSGVIILTDMFGGTPSNLAISVMEAGRIEVVAGMNLPMLIKLSSARAADDMAKALDEAQTAGRKYINVASQVLSGK; encoded by the coding sequence ATGATCGGCGTCGTGCTCGTCACCCATGGTCGGCTGGCTGAAGAGTTTCGCCACGCTGTCGAGCATGTGGTCGGACCGCAGGAAAATTTTGGAACGGTGTCGATAGGCGCCGAGGACGACATGGAGCAGCGCCGCCGCGACATCGTTGAAGCCGTGGCCAGTGTCGACGCTGGCTCGGGCGTTATCATCCTGACCGACATGTTCGGCGGAACGCCGTCAAACCTGGCGATCTCCGTCATGGAGGCCGGTCGGATCGAGGTCGTTGCCGGAATGAACCTGCCGATGCTCATCAAGCTTTCGAGCGCGCGCGCCGCCGACGACATGGCAAAGGCGCTCGATGAAGCGCAGACGGCTGGCCGTAAATACATCAATGTGGCAAGCCAGGTGCTCAGCGGAAAGTGA
- a CDS encoding HPr family phosphocarrier protein, which yields MTTARTALIEREFAIVNQRGLHARASAKFVQLAGAYDARVTVEKDGIAVGGTSIMGLMMLAASPGCCIKVKAEGPQAKEVMHALAELVAARFGEES from the coding sequence GTGACCACAGCCCGAACCGCCTTGATTGAACGCGAATTCGCCATTGTCAACCAGCGCGGCCTGCATGCGCGCGCGTCGGCCAAATTCGTTCAGCTGGCCGGCGCGTACGATGCACGCGTGACGGTCGAGAAGGATGGAATCGCCGTTGGCGGGACCTCCATAATGGGACTGATGATGCTGGCAGCCAGCCCCGGCTGCTGCATTAAGGTGAAGGCGGAAGGGCCGCAGGCCAAGGAAGTCATGCATGCTCTGGCCGAACTGGTTGCTGCTCGCTTTGGCGAGGAAAGCTGA
- the ahcY gene encoding adenosylhomocysteinase, with protein sequence MAANDYLVADISLAPWGRKEIEIAETEMPGLMACREEFGKEKPLKEARISGSLHMTIQTAVLIETLKELGAEVRWASCNIFSTQDHAAAAIAETGTPVYAVKGETLEEYWTYTDRIFQWSDGGPTNMILDDGGDATMYILLGARAEAGEDILTSPGNEEEEILFAQIKKRMAETPGFFTRQRDAIKGVTEETTTGVNRLYQLQKKGLLPFPAINVNDSVTKSKFDNKYGCKESLVDGIRRATDVMMAGKVAIVCGYGDVGKGSAQSLSGAGARVKVTEVDPICALQAAMDGFEVVTLEDAAPTADIVVTTTGNKDVITLDIMRKMKDMAIVGNIGHFDNEIQVSALRNLKWTNVKPQVDMIEFPDGKRLILLSEGRLLNLGNATGHPSFVMSASFTNQVLAQIELWTHTSQYENKVYVLPKHLDEKVARLHLDKLGAKLSELSPEQAAYIGVNVQGPFKPDHYRY encoded by the coding sequence ATGGCCGCCAATGACTACCTCGTCGCCGATATCTCGCTTGCTCCCTGGGGGCGCAAGGAAATCGAAATAGCTGAAACGGAAATGCCGGGCCTGATGGCCTGCCGCGAGGAGTTTGGCAAGGAAAAGCCGCTGAAAGAGGCGCGCATATCCGGGTCGTTGCATATGACGATCCAGACCGCGGTGCTGATCGAAACGCTAAAGGAGCTGGGCGCGGAAGTGCGGTGGGCTTCCTGCAACATCTTTTCCACCCAGGACCATGCCGCCGCCGCGATCGCGGAAACGGGCACGCCGGTCTATGCCGTCAAGGGCGAGACACTGGAGGAATATTGGACCTATACGGACCGCATTTTCCAGTGGAGCGACGGTGGGCCCACCAACATGATCCTCGACGATGGCGGCGACGCCACCATGTACATTCTCCTCGGCGCCCGCGCCGAGGCCGGAGAGGACATTCTCACCAGTCCGGGCAACGAGGAGGAGGAAATCCTCTTCGCGCAGATCAAGAAGCGCATGGCCGAGACCCCCGGTTTCTTCACGCGCCAGCGCGATGCGATAAAGGGCGTGACCGAAGAGACGACCACCGGCGTCAACAGGCTCTACCAGCTTCAGAAAAAGGGCCTGCTGCCTTTTCCCGCGATCAACGTCAATGACTCGGTCACCAAGTCCAAGTTCGACAACAAATATGGCTGCAAGGAATCCCTAGTCGACGGCATTCGCCGCGCCACCGACGTGATGATGGCCGGCAAGGTCGCGATCGTCTGCGGCTACGGGGACGTGGGCAAAGGCTCGGCGCAATCGCTTTCGGGTGCCGGCGCGCGCGTGAAGGTGACCGAGGTCGATCCGATCTGCGCCCTCCAGGCCGCCATGGACGGCTTTGAGGTGGTGACCCTGGAGGACGCCGCGCCGACTGCCGACATCGTGGTGACGACCACCGGCAACAAGGACGTCATCACCCTCGATATCATGCGCAAGATGAAGGACATGGCCATCGTTGGAAACATCGGCCATTTCGACAACGAAATTCAGGTCTCGGCCCTGCGCAATCTGAAATGGACCAATGTGAAGCCGCAGGTGGACATGATCGAGTTCCCCGACGGCAAGCGCCTCATTCTCCTGTCGGAAGGGCGTCTGCTCAACCTCGGCAACGCCACGGGCCATCCCAGCTTCGTCATGTCCGCCTCCTTCACCAACCAGGTGCTGGCCCAGATCGAACTGTGGACGCATACGAGCCAGTACGAAAACAAGGTCTATGTGCTGCCCAAGCATCTCGATGAAAAGGTCGCGCGACTGCATCTCGACAAGCTGGGCGCGAAGCTTTCCGAGCTCTCGCCGGAACAGGCTGCTTATATTGGCGTGAACGTGCAGGGGCCGTTCAAGCCAGACCACTACAGGTATTGA
- a CDS encoding sensor histidine kinase, whose protein sequence is MPGLDPLRGGAARPQGRRKMRLRRARGLMCLALPALGCTALTGSPAMAQGASDPPLWRGLTVGAVEVIQLAILAGVMGAALLSAIWLIRQRARIAAENVALRTRVAELSGALARSEALLNLKDQRLVVWPGDGGRPNVVGELPAESGAPLERNTFLAFGRWLMPRSASALDRAVAGLREKGASFDLVVETREGILLEVQGRKSALHAVVRFLSLSSTQSENARLKLEQQRLAADHQNLLGLINALDMPFWLRDRAGRLKWVNEAYARAVEAESPGAAVRDGLEFLPTPTRDSLAQQHLNDTIFRDQVTTVVGGDRRVYSVTDFARAEGSAGIALDTSDLDGLKREFESTVRSHADTLDQLTTAVAIFDAEQKLKFYNQAFQKLWDLDPGFLNGSPENALLLDRLRSGGKLAEQPEWRRWKEQLLAAYRSVEPEEHWWHLPDGRTIRVIANPQPRGGVTWVFENLTEKIDLESRYNAVVQVQSETLDNLAEGVAVFGSDGRLRLSNPAFRTLWRLPEKLANGDVHISILKAACDSVAKESPWGDFVAAVTGFDDERRDSHGRTELTDGAILSYAIIHLPNGQVMMTFVDETDSVNVERALKEKNEALEKADKLKNDFVQHVSYELRSPLTNIIGFTELLALETTGPLSQRQREYVDHIGSSSSLLLTVVNDILDLATVDAGIMELDIGEVEIRPIVASAAELISERVKEHGIRLEIAVDDAPFSFHADESRIRQILYNLLSNAANYAPEDSLITLSARQSEDGVEFRVHDDGPGMSQEVLRTIFRRFEPRTNGGRRRGAGLGLSIVKSFVELHGGTVEIETGEGRGTTVICRFPIAPRGMRAAAE, encoded by the coding sequence ATGCCGGGGCTGGACCCGCTACGCGGCGGGGCTGCAAGGCCGCAGGGCCGTAGGAAGATGCGATTGCGCCGAGCTCGCGGCCTGATGTGCCTGGCATTGCCCGCTCTCGGCTGCACCGCGCTCACCGGCAGCCCGGCCATGGCGCAGGGTGCTTCGGACCCGCCGCTCTGGCGCGGACTCACGGTCGGCGCGGTAGAGGTCATCCAACTCGCCATATTGGCCGGCGTGATGGGAGCGGCGCTGCTTTCGGCGATCTGGCTGATACGCCAGCGCGCCCGCATAGCGGCGGAAAATGTGGCACTGCGAACCCGCGTGGCAGAACTTTCCGGGGCCCTTGCCCGTTCCGAGGCGCTTCTCAATCTCAAAGATCAGCGGCTCGTCGTCTGGCCAGGTGACGGTGGCCGTCCCAACGTCGTGGGCGAGTTGCCTGCCGAAAGCGGCGCGCCGCTGGAGCGCAACACCTTCTTGGCGTTCGGGCGATGGCTCATGCCGCGTTCGGCCTCGGCGCTGGACAGAGCAGTGGCCGGCCTGCGCGAAAAGGGCGCCTCCTTCGATCTGGTTGTGGAAACGCGCGAGGGCATCCTGCTCGAGGTGCAGGGACGCAAATCGGCCCTGCATGCGGTGGTCCGCTTCCTGTCGCTGTCGTCCACCCAATCCGAAAACGCGCGCCTGAAGCTGGAGCAGCAGCGGCTTGCGGCCGACCATCAGAACCTGCTGGGCCTGATCAACGCGCTCGACATGCCGTTCTGGCTGCGCGACCGGGCCGGCCGGCTCAAATGGGTCAACGAGGCCTATGCTCGAGCGGTGGAAGCCGAAAGCCCAGGCGCGGCCGTGCGCGACGGCTTGGAGTTTCTCCCCACGCCGACGCGCGACAGCCTCGCACAGCAGCATTTGAACGACACGATTTTCCGTGACCAGGTGACGACGGTCGTTGGCGGCGACAGGCGGGTCTACTCGGTCACGGATTTCGCCCGCGCCGAAGGCAGCGCCGGCATAGCCCTGGACACCAGCGACCTGGATGGGTTGAAGCGCGAGTTCGAGAGCACCGTTCGCAGCCATGCCGATACGCTCGACCAGCTCACCACGGCCGTTGCGATCTTCGACGCGGAGCAGAAGCTCAAATTCTATAATCAGGCCTTCCAGAAGCTCTGGGATCTGGATCCCGGTTTTCTCAACGGCTCGCCGGAAAACGCGCTTCTGCTCGACCGCCTGCGCAGCGGCGGCAAGCTCGCCGAACAGCCCGAATGGCGGCGCTGGAAGGAGCAGCTTCTTGCCGCCTACCGCTCGGTGGAGCCCGAGGAGCATTGGTGGCATCTGCCCGACGGCCGCACTATCCGCGTAATCGCCAATCCGCAGCCCAGGGGCGGCGTGACGTGGGTCTTCGAGAACCTGACCGAAAAGATCGATCTGGAAAGCCGCTACAACGCCGTCGTCCAGGTGCAGAGCGAGACGCTGGACAATTTGGCCGAGGGCGTCGCCGTGTTCGGCTCCGACGGGCGCCTGCGCCTTTCCAACCCGGCTTTCCGGACGCTTTGGCGCCTTCCCGAGAAGCTGGCCAACGGCGATGTGCATATCTCCATTCTCAAGGCTGCCTGCGATTCCGTGGCAAAGGAAAGCCCGTGGGGCGACTTCGTTGCCGCTGTCACCGGCTTCGACGACGAACGCCGCGATAGCCACGGCCGCACCGAACTCACCGACGGCGCCATCCTATCCTACGCCATCATCCACCTGCCCAACGGCCAGGTGATGATGACCTTCGTGGACGAGACGGACAGCGTGAACGTGGAGCGTGCGCTGAAGGAGAAGAACGAGGCGCTGGAAAAGGCCGACAAGCTGAAGAACGATTTCGTCCAGCATGTTTCCTACGAACTGCGCTCGCCATTGACCAACATCATCGGCTTCACCGAGTTGCTGGCCCTGGAAACGACCGGGCCGCTCAGCCAGCGCCAGCGCGAATATGTCGACCATATCGGCTCGTCTTCCTCGCTGCTCCTGACTGTCGTCAACGATATCCTCGATCTGGCCACCGTCGATGCGGGCATCATGGAGCTGGATATCGGAGAGGTCGAGATCAGGCCGATCGTCGCCTCTGCCGCCGAACTGATCTCCGAACGCGTCAAGGAACACGGCATAAGGCTGGAGATCGCCGTCGACGACGCGCCTTTCTCCTTCCACGCCGATGAGAGCCGCATTCGCCAGATCCTCTACAATCTGCTCAGCAACGCCGCCAATTACGCGCCTGAAGACAGTCTCATCACCCTGTCGGCGCGGCAGAGCGAGGATGGCGTCGAATTCAGGGTGCATGACGATGGCCCTGGCATGTCGCAAGAAGTGCTGCGCACCATCTTTCGCCGTTTCGAACCGCGTACGAATGGCGGCCGCCGGCGCGGTGCCGGCCTCGGCCTTTCCATCGTGAAGAGCTTTGTCGAGCTGCACGGCGGCACGGTGGAGATCGAGACTGGCGAAGGCCGGGGAACCACCGTTATCTGCCGTTTTCCCATCGCGCCGCGGGGCATGCGTGCGGCTGCCGAATAG
- the tsaE gene encoding tRNA (adenosine(37)-N6)-threonylcarbamoyltransferase complex ATPase subunit type 1 TsaE: MTPSFLSLHLADEDATERFGEDLAIALRPGDLVALEGDLGMGKTALARAVIRALADDRALEVPSPTFTLVQAYGLRSPVHHFDLYRLSAPEELEELGLPEALAEGVALVEWPERAEQAMAGAIRLRLTEKGEGREVRIEGPDDALARIRHSLAVRAFIDGAGFAGARRTFLLGDASIRAYETVKPPSGPPLILMDAPERHDEPAVRDGLPYSRIAHLAQNVTAFVGVANALRVEGFCAPRIHAQALDDGLLLIEHLGSGRFLGDSDRPVAARYEAASRLLAALHERHWPSAFPVDDHRTYEPPAYDREALSIETDLCLDWYMPFALGRPADAGQVAEFKDIWFALFNRLSAAEQSLVLRDFHSPNIVWREDRDGFDRLGLIDVQDAVFGPAAYDAAALAFDARVSIPADIRELVVETYCAARGPGFDRGAFEEAYAITAAQRNTKLLGTFTRLAHRDGKPGYLGHLPRIRGYLRQVVQHPGLARLRQFYEDHRLLEGEAE, translated from the coding sequence ATGACGCCGTCATTCCTGTCCCTTCATCTGGCCGACGAGGACGCGACCGAGCGGTTTGGCGAGGATCTGGCGATCGCGCTCCGGCCCGGCGATCTCGTGGCGCTAGAAGGCGACCTGGGCATGGGCAAGACCGCGCTTGCCCGGGCCGTCATTCGTGCGCTTGCCGACGATCGCGCGCTGGAAGTGCCGAGCCCTACCTTTACGCTCGTGCAGGCCTATGGGCTGCGCAGCCCCGTGCACCACTTCGATCTTTACCGCTTGTCGGCGCCGGAGGAGCTGGAGGAGTTGGGCCTGCCCGAGGCGCTCGCCGAAGGCGTCGCGCTGGTGGAATGGCCCGAACGGGCCGAGCAGGCCATGGCTGGCGCCATTCGTCTGCGGCTGACCGAGAAGGGCGAGGGGCGTGAGGTGCGCATCGAAGGACCCGACGACGCACTGGCGCGTATCCGCCATTCCCTTGCCGTGCGCGCCTTCATCGACGGAGCCGGCTTTGCCGGCGCCCGCCGGACCTTTCTCCTTGGCGACGCCTCCATTCGCGCCTATGAAACGGTCAAGCCGCCTTCCGGCCCGCCGCTGATCCTGATGGACGCGCCCGAGCGTCACGACGAGCCGGCCGTCCGCGACGGCCTGCCCTACAGCCGCATCGCCCATCTGGCGCAGAACGTGACCGCCTTCGTCGGGGTGGCGAATGCCCTTCGCGTGGAAGGATTTTGCGCGCCGCGCATCCACGCCCAGGCGCTCGACGACGGTCTTCTCCTGATCGAGCATCTGGGCAGCGGCCGCTTCCTGGGGGACAGTGATCGGCCGGTGGCGGCGCGCTACGAGGCGGCATCGCGCCTGCTGGCCGCGCTCCACGAGAGGCACTGGCCGAGCGCCTTTCCGGTCGACGATCACCGTACATATGAGCCGCCGGCCTACGACCGCGAGGCGCTGAGCATCGAAACCGACCTATGCCTCGACTGGTATATGCCCTTCGCCCTCGGCAGGCCCGCGGACGCAGGGCAGGTGGCGGAGTTCAAGGATATCTGGTTCGCTCTCTTCAACCGGCTCTCCGCCGCTGAACAAAGCCTCGTGCTGCGCGACTTTCATTCGCCCAACATCGTCTGGCGGGAAGATCGCGACGGGTTTGACCGTTTGGGTCTGATCGATGTGCAGGATGCCGTTTTCGGCCCCGCTGCCTATGACGCCGCGGCACTGGCCTTCGATGCCCGCGTCTCGATCCCGGCCGATATACGAGAGCTTGTGGTCGAGACCTACTGCGCAGCTCGTGGACCCGGTTTCGACCGGGGCGCCTTTGAGGAGGCGTACGCAATCACCGCCGCGCAGCGCAACACCAAGCTTCTGGGCACTTTCACGAGGCTTGCCCATCGCGACGGCAAGCCCGGCTACCTGGGTCACCTGCCGCGCATCCGGGGCTATCTCAGGCAGGTGGTGCAGCATCCTGGTCTTGCCCGCCTGCGTCAATTTTACGAGGATCACCGCCTGCTTGAAGGAGAAGCCGAATGA
- a CDS encoding nucleotidyltransferase family protein: MSGVVPSNAMVLAAGLGKRMRPITNTIPKPMVVVGGRPLIDWSLDALMRAGVAEAVVNMHYLPEPLAVHLEGRTNPEIRISDERDLLLDSAGGIVRALPMLGKEPFFIVNADTFWIDRDRPNLLRLAGAWDASRMDMLLLLADPAAATGHSGKADFLADADGRLRRAGAEAAGYIYAGAAIIHPRIFMPPLRQGPHSLNLYFDLAIERGRLFGLPLEGHWLTVGTPDAIALAEAVLLRAGATA; the protein is encoded by the coding sequence ATGAGCGGTGTCGTACCCTCGAATGCAATGGTGCTGGCGGCGGGCCTTGGCAAGCGTATGCGGCCGATCACGAACACGATCCCAAAGCCGATGGTCGTCGTCGGCGGCCGGCCGCTGATCGACTGGAGCCTTGATGCCCTCATGCGCGCCGGCGTTGCGGAGGCGGTCGTCAATATGCACTACCTGCCCGAACCGCTGGCGGTTCATCTGGAGGGACGAACGAACCCGGAGATCAGGATTTCCGATGAGCGGGACCTGTTGCTGGATTCGGCCGGCGGCATCGTCCGGGCGCTGCCCATGCTGGGGAAGGAGCCCTTCTTCATCGTCAACGCCGATACGTTCTGGATCGATCGCGATCGGCCAAACCTGTTGCGGCTTGCCGGTGCATGGGATGCCTCGCGCATGGACATGCTGCTGCTTCTGGCCGATCCGGCAGCGGCCACCGGACACTCGGGAAAGGCCGACTTTCTGGCAGATGCGGACGGCCGGCTACGGCGCGCGGGCGCCGAGGCGGCGGGCTATATCTATGCCGGCGCGGCGATCATCCATCCGCGCATCTTCATGCCGCCGCTGAGACAAGGCCCCCATTCGCTCAATCTTTATTTCGACTTGGCGATAGAACGCGGCCGCCTGTTCGGCCTGCCGCTGGAAGGCCACTGGCTCACGGTCGGCACGCCCGATGCGATTGCGCTGGCGGAGGCCGTCCTGTTGCGGGCGGGTGCCACGGCGTGA